The genome window AGTTTAAAGCCTACCGAAATTGATGAAAATTTAATTTTATCTTTTGCCATAAAGCTTGCTGAAACAAAAACGGTCCAAGGAAAAGCTCGTTCCCTTAAAACGGTACGAAACATCATTGGTACGTTAAGCACTTTTTTTGAATGGTGTTGTTTGAAAAATTATTTACAAACCAACCCAGCCAAAGAACCACGTGTCGTTCAGAACATGGCTCGTTTTTTTAAACACCAACGTTTAGAGCAAAAGTTTTCAACCAACATTAAAAAGAAAGCATTAACCAAAGAGGAAGCTAAAAAACTTATATTGCAAGGATATGAGCGTAACTTTCAGACAGGGTTTATTATTGAATTTTTAATTTACACAGGGTTGAGAATGGGAGAAGTTGCCGCATTAACATGGGGTGATTTGGAGTATTTAGAAACCAATCCGCAAGGAAGTGCTTCTTTATTTGTTGTCATTCAAAAAACCATGAACCATCGCACCCGTGAGGTACAACTCAATGCCAAATGTGGTTCTAATGGACATGTGGAATTGTCGAATGTCATTGCAAATAAAATAGTCGAGTGGCATAGCATTGCGAAAAGTTTAAGTTACAGCGTTGAAAAAACGGCTGCATTATTTCCTTTAGCAAGTAAAAACCCTTTAGAGTTTTCTAAATTAATTTCAAATTTATCTCTGAAAGCTGGCATTCGTCACGTCAGTGCCCATGGCTTAAGGCATACAACCATTACATTTTTAGCGAGTTCGGGGCATTCGTTACAAGTAGTTCAAAAAATAGCAAGACATAAAACCGCAGATATGACGACGGCCTATTTTGATGCAACACAATTGCCAGTAACTGGAGTCACTTCTAGTATTGATAAATTGCTTGCTTAAAAAACGGCTTAAATTTTCACCACAATTCACCCAAACACCCCCATCCCCTGACAAAGTAAAATATTGAACCTAGTCAGGGGGAGGTTTTGCCGGCGTGCCGGCGAGTGCCGATGAAAATTTTTGCCCTTCTCGGCACACTTTTTTCTTACGGAGAGTAAGAAAAAATGCCATTTGCCGATGAAGCCGAGAAAAAATCTCACTCGATACGCACAAATTTTTTCAATTTTAAGAAATTTGGACTGTCCCAACCAAAAATTGGGATTCCCTGTTGGGACTATCTTGCAGGGAAAGAATAAAGCAGGAAAATAAAGGTTATCCCTATGGCGGACCCAGCAAGAATCGAACTTGCGCTTCAGGCTTCGGAGGCCTACGTGATATCCACTTCACCATGGGTCCAATCAGGAAAATACTTAAAAGTATTGTGGCACATAAGCCTTGCAACAATGCCATACTAAAGTCAAGTTATTGAATTGGAGTATTTTTATCTTCACTTTTAGAGAGATAAGCGTTCACATAGGGTTCAACGTGAAAGACCCCTTGGGAGTTTAAGTAGTCTACGGTCTTTCGTCCAATTTGGGAAAACACAGGTCCTGCAAGCATAGCACCGTATGCTGGACGTACCTTTACTTCATCAATAACAACCACAATGGCAAGTTTAGGATTATTTGCAGGTATAATTCCTTGATAAACAGCAGTACGTTCGGAATAAGCTTTATCTTTATTTGACCAAATTTGTGCCGTACCTGTTTTTCCACCCACTAAAATACCTGGAATTCTTCCCGCGTTACTTTGTTCAATGACATTGCCCATCATTTCGGAAATTGTTTTACTAGTATCTTTGCGAATAAATTGAATAGGTGGCCCTACAAAGTTTTTTTCTTGTTCCAAGTCTTTTGCTAAAATATTCATTCCTTTATCTTGTCCACCGCCCACCATGATAGTAACAGCGTGAGCCAATTGCAGAGGTGAAATTGCAAAACCTTGACCGAAAGACATGTTTGCAAAACGCATTTCACTCCAAGATTCTGGTTTATGAATTCGTCCTTTCCATTCACCTGGGAAACCAAGTCCGGGAGATCTGCCAAAACCAACTTTCATCAAAGATTCATAAAAACGTTCCCGTCCTGCTTTTAAGGAAATTTTATACATTCCCACGTTGCTACTATAACGTAACACTCCTTGTGTATCTAAATTAAAATTCACAGGATGGTCATCATGAATGACTCCCCCTGGAACATTCATTGCCCCACCACGCACATCAAAAATAGTTTCGGGTTGAATAATTCCTAAATCCAAAGCCCTTGCAATCCACATAGGTTTAGAGGCCGAACCAAGTTCAATTGCATCCATAACTGGTCTAAAACGTTTGGCTTCGGGATCATTTACAGGAGGATTATTCAAGTCATAAGTAGGATAACTCGCAATAGCTAGCAACTCACCAGTAGTAACATCGATAACTACGGCGCTTCCCCCTTTTGCTTTTGCTTTTATCACTCCATCTTTTAAGGCATTTTGGGTAAATTGTTGAATAGAAATATCAATTGAAAGACGAAGATTAGGTAACATTTGCGCCGGTTTTGAAGCATCGTTTGCTTTATTAATTACAACTCGGCCACGCGCATCACGTTTCGCATCGACCTTAACAGGCTTTTCAGTTAAGCGAGAATTATAAATTTTTTCCACACCTTCCAAACCAACTCCATCGGCTCCTACAAATCCAATTAATTGTGCAGCAATATCTTTTTCAGGATAAATACGTTTTGGTTCTTCAACGGTATCAATAAAATTTTTCCATTTTTTTAAGGAACCTAACGAAACTAATTCATTGTTAGTCATTTGTCTTTTCAACCAGACAAAGTTTCTTTTATCATTGCGTAAATTTAATAACTCTTTGAAGGGAACTTGAATTTGCTTTGCGACAATTTTTAAAGTTTCTTCATCTTGTGGCATTTTTTTTGTCAAAATATATAAACTGGTACTGGAAACGCTAACAGCCAATACTTTTCCATTTCTGTCAGTTATTGTTGCTCTTGGTTTAGACAAAGTGACACTTGTTTCTAGCTGTTTAGAGCCTTTTGCCACTAATTTTGCCCGTAAATCTGTCGGCAAAACAGTTAACCAAGCATATCTTACCAATATAGCTAAAATTACTGTAAGAAAGATCAGGCTCATCGCCATTGCACGTTTTTGAAAATTGTAATTTATTTTTACTTTTCGCGGATCAAAATAGTCTCGTATTTTTTCCCAGATAGATTTATTATAATATTTTTGCTTCATAATATATCACCCTATACTAATGAAATGAATAATTATTTTACAGTCTAATTTTAGAATGTATGTTTTGGATCAAAAGAAATGAAAACAAAAACATAAAGCTCATTTGGTATCCTTGAGCCAAGATCATATATAGTAAGCAAAGAAGAGAATTGCAATATTGCTGAATGAGTTTGATGCTTCAAACAATAAAATCGCAAGAAAAAAATATACTAGCTTAAATAGTTGTATTAATACAATTTTAATAACAAGTTAACGATTTGGTCATATGTAATTTTATATATTGCACTAGGGTTTTTATTATCTAGGGCTAAAACTTACATGTTTTTAAAAAAATTATTTGCATTTGATCAAGCAAAATTCCAAGCAAACAATCCTTTTGCAAGAAGATCTCAAGAAGAAAAGTTTCTCCATGAGAATTTTAAAAATGGTTTATGTCTTGGATATACAGCTTTATTTGCTAAATATTTAAGTGATGAATGGAATAAAAAAAATATACCCATAGGTCATTTTAATTTATATACAAATGACTACAGTTATTATCCCTATTTACAAAGTGTCATGTTAACACAATCCCATGTAAATCAAAAATTAGATATCAATCTAATGATTGAAAGAAAAAATTTACAAGAATCAAGAGACGCTGCTCCTAATTTTGCAGAAAAAAAACAAAATAGAGAAAAATTAAAACTTCTGAACAATAAAATAAATGATACTCATTATATAAAAGAAGTTGAAGATAGCTATAAAAATAATCACAATTCTAAATTTATAAATAAAAATAATGATTCGGATAATTTACTCGAAAGTGAATTTGATATTTTACAAAACATTTTTAAAAATCAATTTTATGAATATTTATATTCCAAAAAGTATGAATTTCAAGCCAAAGATTTTTCTAGTGATATAAAAAATGAATTAAATTATTTTAGAAATCAAGCAAAAAAATTTGTTATTATCAAACCAATTACAATTACTATAAGTTTATTAAAACACAGTATTTGTATCGCTGTTATGAAAGAAAAATCTTCTTTTTTCTCAGAAAAAATTTATTTTTTTGACTCCAACTTTGGCTTATATCAGTACATAGGACATATAGATTTTTTCCCAAAAATATTTCACAATTATATTAAAAATAGTTATGGGAAAATTATTGATAAAGAAGAAATTTATGACATGTTTTTTTTGCATTCATTTGTATTAAAAAGTCCAGTTTAAACATTTTAAATTGTCTTAGTCTATTTGTATTTTTATTATTTAAATTTCCATTTTTGTTGAGGTTCATCAACACAATCCCAAACTTGGACATTTGTACCATTTGTTGAGATAGCACCTCTGACATCTAAACACTTGCCAGAAATTCCACGCAATAACCCATTATCCATTAATGTCCATTTTTGTTGTGGGACATTCACACAATCCCAAATTTGCACTGCCGTTCCATTAGTGTCAGATCCGCCGCGGACATCTAAACATTTTCCACCAAGTCCTTGTAAATATCCTTCATTAGTCAGTTTCCATTCTTGTTGCGGAGCGTTTACACAATCCCAAATTTGCACATCGGTACCATTATTCGCTTGCGCACCTCTTACATCTAAACACTTACCCCCCAATCCTTGAATTTTTCCATTTCTATTTTTAACTGCAGAAATAGAATACATCCGATATCCCCAAGTTGTGTAATCAGTATTTACTTCACACGTATTTGGATCTGCTCCTCCATTAGGTTGTGATGGGCGTGGATATTTACACATATCAAATGCAGCATATTGTAAAAAAGAATTCCATTTTATATTGCGATCATTGTTTGTTAAATTAACAGGAAGAGAAGAAATATTGTAGCCCCGATAAATTTTATAATTTATATCTTTATTACTTGCATGCAAAGCTTCTAGGGTAAAAAGTGCTGAATGCTTATGATCTGAATGATCATTTCCGTAAATTCCAGTACTATCTAAAGTCCTTACAATGTTTGGCGAGTAATCTTTAATTAATTTTGTTAATACTTCGATTAATTGTTCTCTTGAATAACTCTCAAATTGTTGTGGTTGACAAAAATTGCTTGCATTAACTTTTGGAATAAAAGATGATTCATGTTTCCATAATTTTTCAAGCGAAGTATTACAAGTTTCTGAATAACCTGTACCAGAAGGATTTCCATCTGGTAATCGCATATAGATAATTGTTACATTAGGAGCATCTCTTAAAGTATATAGATCTAAATTTTTTCCTAAGACATTTATTTTTTGCGCTGTCCAAACATTCGCTACTCCCGCCATTTTTGCATAAGCTGCTTGGGTACCAAGTTCTCTTAATTGCCAATGATAAACAAGAACCCCTGGAGCATTTAAGCTTAAGTAACCATCATTCCAATGAATTAAACCAGCATCACCTGAAGTAACATACACAGTCTGAACTTTATGACCAGCTTTAATTGCATTTTCCATATCGGGATTCATAAATAAAAAATCATCATCTTGATGAGAAACTATCTGCATATCTTTTGCTTCTAATGCATTGACTGAGCAACAAATTAATACTGAACTTAAAACAGATAATTTTATTTTTCTTAAAAAAGAAATCATAACTTCTCCCAATTAGATATAAAATTTTAACTATTTATTTATTATTAGTTGCAGACATTATATAGGTTATTTTGATAAGTCAATGAATTAGTTTTTATTATTAATATTATGATTATTTAATATTTTGTTATATTATTTTTAATATTTTTTAAATTAAGTATTTTTTCTAAAAATTTAGCAGCATTTCTTTTATAATGCTGCTAAATAAAAACATTATTCCTCTATTGATATGAAGTATCACTGTAATAAACAAGCCATAACAACGAACTAAAATCGCGTGGAGCGATATGTTTACCATTGGCACAAGAATCAAAAAGCAATTTTCTTTGATCTTCAGTCGCTAAAGATAAATCTATGCCTAGCTCCTCTCCTAATATATTCCAAAGTTTAAACATTTGTTCTTCGCTTAACGAAAGAACAGTATCGTCTTTGGGTTCAGTTGTTCTTCTATCAACAAAAGAATTTTCCAAAATCTTTAAAAGTTCATTTTGAAGTACTTCAGGTCGCATAGTATACACCTCCCGAAATTCAAAATTGCCCCACATACCGAGGATAGATTGCTATTAACAATACTTGGACTCAATAGATTTAATCACTCTATCAAGTTTCATTCCTCGACTACCTTTAACAAGAATAACAAAACCAGATAAATTCACATGTATATCTGTCAGAAACTGACTAGGATCATCTTGAGCAGCACGCCAAAAAATCCTAGTTTTATTTTCAGATAAAAGTAAATCTTCTGTTTCTTTTAATAACTTGTAACAATCATACATTGCTATGCCGTAAAGACACAAGTATGCATTCTTGATATTTTTTAACGCATGAAAAATATTTTCATGCCAGTATTTTGACTCATTTCCTAAATCAAGCATATCCCCTAGAATAAGAAGTTTATTTTTTTCTTTCCATTCATCAGTTTGGACAGAGATCAGGGCAGCGTCTAAACTCATTGGACTTGAATTATAGCAATCATCGAAAAGAATATTTTGATCTTTTATATAAGAAATACGAGAACGCATAGGAGGTGAAACAAATTTTGACCAACCTAAAGCTATCTCATTTAAACTTCTATTCAGCATTATAGCAGAAGCAAATGCTAAAGCAAAGTTACCTGCATTGTGAATTCCAGGAAGTGGTACTTTAAAATGGATATCTTTTTCATTTTTTATCATAGAATTGTTTGAGATTATTTCTATAGAAACTTCACTCCCTGTAGGTGTTATCTCAAATATATCCCACAATATTAGTGTAGATATATTTTTTAGAATGGTAGATTTATCCATTCCAATTTTCGCTAAATATTTTTTTTCAACAACAATAAAGTCATTTTTTAAAGAAATAACATTTTCAGAATTTTCTTCGTTAAATTTTACTTGTTCAAGAAAAAATTTTAATATTTTTTCATCAGCGAGCTGCCATATTCTTTTTGTTTTGGGATTTTTAAATAAAATTAATTCTTCATTTGCAGCGGTTTCCCAATTTATCAAATGTTCAAGATGTTCTGGTCCAAGTGCAGTTAGGATAGAGATATTTGGTTGTCCTAAATCAACGTGCTGAGTCATAGCTCCAATATCATCAATTCCAATTTCAAGAACTAAACAATCTGGTGCTTTATTACTATTATGCTCTTCTTGGCATAAAGTAATTGCCATTCCTAAAAAACCATTCTCACTTTTTTCAGTTTTTGTTACTTTATAGTTTCCACAGCTTAAAATACTTGCAATCATTTCTTTTGTCGTTGTTTTTCCATTACTTCCACCTACACCTAGCACTGGAAAGGAAAATCGTCTACGCATAAATTTTGCAAATTCTCGAAAAGAAGCTAAAACATCAGTAACACAAATACATTTCTTTTTTTGCTCGTCAGTTAATTCATTAAAATACTTTGAATTTTCATCAACTAAAGCTATTTGTACACCTTTTTGAATACAGTCTTTTAAATAGGCATGCCCATCATGCTGAGATCCTTTAATAGCAACAAACAAATGATCAGAATTTACTTTTCGACTGTCAATGCAAACTCCTTTTATCATAATAGTATTAAATTCTTTTTCACATTTTTGATTTTTCAAAATAGCTTGATAAATTTCACTTGCGGAAAGAGGCCACATTTTGTGTTTTCTCCATTTATATTATAATTTACAACAAATTATGCTACTTTAAGACACCTTCACCTGCATGCTCTAAAGGCATATTAGATCAATATAGAGGAATTGAATCAATGGAAACAAGTTTTAGCTACAAACTAAAAAATAAAGTTAGATTTGTCACAGCCACCTCATTATTTGATGGGCATGATGCAAGTATTAATATTATTCGTAGACTCCTTCAACAAGGTGGAGCTGAAGTCATTCATCTTGGACACAATCGGAGTGTAAATGAAGTTGTAGAAGCCGCTATTCAAGAAGATGTCCAAGCAATCTCAGTAAGTTCTTATCAAGGTGGTCACCTAGAATATTTTAAATACATGCGAGAAATTCTTGATAAAAAAGGTCGTCCAGATATGAAAATATTTGGTGGAGGTGGTGGTGTTATTATTCCAAAAGAAATTGAGGAATTACATCAAAGTGGGATCACAAAAATTTATTCTCCGGAAGATGGTTTCAAAATGGGATTAGAGGGAATGATTTGTGACATGTTAGAGAAATCAGATTATGCCCTTTGTGAATGGCCAGTTGGAATAAAAGACAAAAAAGTAAATGCAAACGACCCATTGCATTTTGCAAGAGCACTTACGTTGATAGAAAATAATGCCAGTTTTCTTCCTGAATCTGTGCGAAAGCAAATGGAATTGGGCAAAAAAAATAAAAACGAAAATGGAAACAATTCACATCCCTTAGTTCTAGGCGTAACAGGTACAGGAGGGGCTGGAAAAAGTAGTTTAACAGACGAAATTATTCGCCGATTTACCTATGAATTTCCTGAAAAAAAAATCTGTATATTTAGTATAGACCCTTCAAAAAGAAAAACTGGAGGCGCATTACTTGGTGATAGAATAAGAATGAATGCCATTCACCATCAAAATGTTTTTATGCATAGTTTTGCCACTCGTGGTAGTAAAAATGAATTGTCATCGATAACAACAGAGGCATTATGCCTTGCACGCACAGCGGACTTTGATTTTATTATTGTTGAAACAAGTGGAATTGGGCAAGGTGATACGGGTATATTAGATGTTTCTGACATCAGCCTCTATGTCATGACAAGTGAATTTGGTGCACCAACTCAATTAGAAAAAATTGATATGCTAGATTTTGCTGATTTAATTGCAATAAATAAATTTGATCGACGTGGTTCTGAAGATGCTTATCGGGACGTAAAAAACACCATAAGACGTAGCAGATACGCAGGTAACAAAAATATTTCAGATAATGATTATCCGGTTTTTGGTACGATAGCGGCAAAATTTAATGATGATGGTGTTAATGGAATATATAAAGAACTTTTAAAACTGTTAACTAAAAAAAGCAATTCAAAGAATTGGGAAGAAAGAATTCAAATGAATTGCAGAAAAAAATCTTCAAATAGTTCTTCTATCATTCCACAAAGTAGAACTAACTATTTAACAGAAATTGCTAATACAGTTAGAAACTATCACCAAGAAACAAATAAATACATAGAAACGGCTACAAATATTTTCTCACTAGAAAATTCCATTAATTTAATTAAAAACCATACAACCAAAGAAAATTTAGAGAATGAATTAAAGGTTCAATGGAAATTAATGCCTATAGACATTAGCAATGAATTAAAAAATTGGAAGGAATTAAAAGAAAATTACGAAAGTGAAGCTTTTAAGTATGAAGTTAGAGGAAAAAAATACGAAGTTAAAACTTACTCTGTTTCATTATCTGGGCTAAAAATAAAGAAAATTAGTCTTCCACAATATAAAAACTATGGAGATATTGTCCAATTTTTGCGGAACGAAAATTTACCTGGTTATTTTCCTTTCACCGCAGGTGTGTTTCCTTTTAAAAGAGCAGATGAAGATCCTAAAAGACAATTTGCTGGTGAAGGCGGTCCTGCTAGAACAAATAATCGTTTCCACTTTTTAACTAAAAATGATCCTGCAAAACGACTGTCAACAGCCTTTGATAGTGTTACTTTATATGGTGATGAGCCTGCAAAAAGACCTGACATATATGGCAAAATTGGCGAAAGTGGTGTCAGCATTGCTACTTTAAATGATATGAAAACGTTGTATCAAGGTTTTGATTTATGCGATCCAAATACAAGCGTGAGTATGACCATTAATGGACCTGCTCCCATTATTTTAGCATTCTTTTTTAATACAGCTATAGATCAACAAATTGAGAAGGAAGAAAAGAAAAAAGGAAGTAAATTAACATTAAGTGAATATGAAAAAATAAAAAAACAAACACTAGAGACTGTTAGAGGAACTGTTCAAGCTGATATATTAAAAGAAGATCAAGCACAAAATACCTGTATTTTTTCAATTGATTTTGCGCTAAAGATGATGGGCGATATTCAAGAGTTTTTTGTGCATAACAATGTGCGGAATTATTATTCGGTTAGTATCTCCGGTTACCATATAGCAGAAGCGGGTGCTAATCCTATTACACAATTAGCATTTACATTAGCAAATGGATTTACTTATGTTGAATATTACCTTAGTCGGGGGATGAATATTGATGATTTTGCGCCAAATTTGGCTTATTTTTTCAGTAATGGAATGGATCCTGAATATTCTGTTATTGGTAGAGTTGCAAGACGTATTTGGGCAATTGCGATGAAAGACAAATATAAAGCAAATGAACGTTCACAAAAATTAAAGTACCATATTCAAACAAGTGGTAGATCTCTCCATGCACAAGAAATGAATTTTAATGACATTAGAACCACACTTCAAGCACTATTAGCCTTATCTGATAATTGCAATTCACTGCATACAAATGCATACGATGAAGCTGTTACTACTCCAACTGAAGAGAGTGTTAGAAGAAGTATGGCTATTCAACTTATTCTTGCGAGAGAATATGGTGTCTTAAAAAATGAAAATCCTATTCAAGGCAGTTTCTTTATCGAGCAATTAACTAACTCTGTAGAAGAAGCGGTTTTAGAAGAATTTGAAAAAATATCTAGCAGAGGCGGTGTTTTAGGTTCCATGGAAACTCAATATCAACGCGGGAAAGTTCAAGAAGAAAGTTTATACTATGAAACATTAAAACATTCTGGACAACTTCCATTAATTGGAGTGAATACATATTTAAACCCAAATGTGGAAGATAATGAAAAGAAAAATGAAATTCAACTTTCAAGAGCTTCATACAAAGAAAAAGATGAGCAATTAAATAGACTACAAGAATTTAAAATACAAAATGAAGAAAACAAAAAAATTGCTTTGAAAACTCTGCAAGAAAAAGTATTAATGAATGAAAATATTTTTACTGAATTACTGCATACAACCCGTTATGCTTCTCTAGGAGAAATTACTCAGGCTTTGTATGCAGTAGGTGGACAATACAGAAGAGCAATGTAAAAAATATAAATTTATGCAACTTTATTTTTATTAGGATTGCCTAATATTAATTGAAGATGTTGAATAATATCTGAAATTTCATTTGCTTTATTCGTTAATTCTGTTCCAGATTTTGCAGTTTGTTCTGAAACAACAGCATTAGATTGGGTTGATTTCTCTAATTGATTTACAGCATCAACTATTTCAGAGATTCCATATTCTTGTTCTTTTGCTGCAGTAGCAATTTCTGTAATTGATCTATTTACAAGTACAACATTTTCAACAGTACTTTGCATTACATCTGAACACTGATTTGCTATTTCAGTACTTTCAACAATATTTTGATTGCTCAATTTAAATAGTTTGTCTACTTCACTGGTTGTTGAAACAATTATGTCTTCAACTTTTTCAATACTTTCAGCAAGCAATTGATTAATTTCTTTTGCTGAGTCACCACTTAATTTTGCTAAGTTACCAACTTCCTCTGCCACCACTGCAAATCCTCTACCATGTTCACCAGCCCTAGCAGCTTCTACCGAAGCATTAAAAGAAAGGAGTTTTGTCTTAAACACAATATCATTAATAACCTTTGTTTTATTTGATATTTCTGAAATAACTTTGATAATATCCTTAATTCTATCGTTCCCATGTTTAACTTGTTGCATTACTTCTTTATTTCCTGCACGAATTTTATCAATACAAGAAATTAATTTAAGGACAATTTGTGCACCATTTTGCACTGTTTTTTCACTATTTTTTGAAAGATCAGAAGATTCATTTGTACCTTCAGAAGTTTTTTTGATCATAGAACTTATTTCTTGTACTGCCGAAGCTGTTTTTTGCAATGAAGCATTTTGATTTTGAGTTCCTAAATTTAATTCGCGTGAAGTATCATTTAAATGTGAAGCTTGTTGCAAAATGTCCTGACTTTGAGAAAAAAGACTTGTAACTATATCATTAATTGCTTTTGTTATTTTAGTTATAAAAAAGTATCCAAAAAGTAGAGTTAACAAAATAAAAAATAAAATAGCAATTAGTGTTGTATACTTAAGTGTTTGAGAAATTTCGTCATCTCTTTTAATTTCAGTATCAACTTTTTCTTGGATAGATTTTGAAAATTTATCCAGTTTTTCTTCTAATTTTTTAAAGAGTCCCATAAATTTTTCAAATTCAGGGTTATCTGTTTTTTTACCAGCGCTGAAAGCTGAATTTATTACTTTTGTACTACCTTCTACATAACTTTTAATAAGAATTGATATTTCTGAAAATTCATTCTTTACTTCAGGATCAAATTTTAGCTTATTTATAGTCTCAGTAGCTTCAGAAAATTTCTTTGCAAACTCTTTATTTTCTGCAATGATGTCGTCTTTTTCAGCTTGAGGAACATTCGTTAAAGACGCATATAGAGCACTTATCACATTTCCTCTCAATCCATCATGATACATATCGATTGACATTGCCGTTTTTAATAATGGAACATACGTCTCATTAATTCCATTTAAATATGAATTTGATAAGGTAGCAGAAATAAAACTAAAAATACCTAATATAAGAATATTAGAAACAATCATTATAATAAATATTTTATACCACTTTTTCAAAGAAAAATCTTTGTTATTTTCCATAATTTTCTCTTCAAATAAAATTTCATTAGGTATCGTCAAAGTTTTAAAAATAAATAAGGAAAATGAAAAAACCTACCTTCTAAATTTTTGACACCTATTTTTACTTTGTTTTAAAGCCTCCGATAACTCTAGCTGGTTAAAAAGATAAGGATTTTAGTATGCTTGATGATTTTGAGTTAGAGCTACAAAAAACTTTTTTTCAAGAAGCAGACATCAATCTTGAAGAAGCAGAAGAAGTGTATTTACAATTGGGTGAAAATCCTCCTGAAGATTTACTCGCACGCAGCTTCAG of Pigmentibacter sp. JX0631 contains these proteins:
- the icmF gene encoding fused isobutyryl-CoA mutase/GTPase IcmF, coding for METSFSYKLKNKVRFVTATSLFDGHDASINIIRRLLQQGGAEVIHLGHNRSVNEVVEAAIQEDVQAISVSSYQGGHLEYFKYMREILDKKGRPDMKIFGGGGGVIIPKEIEELHQSGITKIYSPEDGFKMGLEGMICDMLEKSDYALCEWPVGIKDKKVNANDPLHFARALTLIENNASFLPESVRKQMELGKKNKNENGNNSHPLVLGVTGTGGAGKSSLTDEIIRRFTYEFPEKKICIFSIDPSKRKTGGALLGDRIRMNAIHHQNVFMHSFATRGSKNELSSITTEALCLARTADFDFIIVETSGIGQGDTGILDVSDISLYVMTSEFGAPTQLEKIDMLDFADLIAINKFDRRGSEDAYRDVKNTIRRSRYAGNKNISDNDYPVFGTIAAKFNDDGVNGIYKELLKLLTKKSNSKNWEERIQMNCRKKSSNSSSIIPQSRTNYLTEIANTVRNYHQETNKYIETATNIFSLENSINLIKNHTTKENLENELKVQWKLMPIDISNELKNWKELKENYESEAFKYEVRGKKYEVKTYSVSLSGLKIKKISLPQYKNYGDIVQFLRNENLPGYFPFTAGVFPFKRADEDPKRQFAGEGGPARTNNRFHFLTKNDPAKRLSTAFDSVTLYGDEPAKRPDIYGKIGESGVSIATLNDMKTLYQGFDLCDPNTSVSMTINGPAPIILAFFFNTAIDQQIEKEEKKKGSKLTLSEYEKIKKQTLETVRGTVQADILKEDQAQNTCIFSIDFALKMMGDIQEFFVHNNVRNYYSVSISGYHIAEAGANPITQLAFTLANGFTYVEYYLSRGMNIDDFAPNLAYFFSNGMDPEYSVIGRVARRIWAIAMKDKYKANERSQKLKYHIQTSGRSLHAQEMNFNDIRTTLQALLALSDNCNSLHTNAYDEAVTTPTEESVRRSMAIQLILAREYGVLKNENPIQGSFFIEQLTNSVEEAVLEEFEKISSRGGVLGSMETQYQRGKVQEESLYYETLKHSGQLPLIGVNTYLNPNVEDNEKKNEIQLSRASYKEKDEQLNRLQEFKIQNEENKKIALKTLQEKVLMNENIFTELLHTTRYASLGEITQALYAVGGQYRRAM
- a CDS encoding methyl-accepting chemotaxis protein, whose translation is MENNKDFSLKKWYKIFIIMIVSNILILGIFSFISATLSNSYLNGINETYVPLLKTAMSIDMYHDGLRGNVISALYASLTNVPQAEKDDIIAENKEFAKKFSEATETINKLKFDPEVKNEFSEISILIKSYVEGSTKVINSAFSAGKKTDNPEFEKFMGLFKKLEEKLDKFSKSIQEKVDTEIKRDDEISQTLKYTTLIAILFFILLTLLFGYFFITKITKAINDIVTSLFSQSQDILQQASHLNDTSRELNLGTQNQNASLQKTASAVQEISSMIKKTSEGTNESSDLSKNSEKTVQNGAQIVLKLISCIDKIRAGNKEVMQQVKHGNDRIKDIIKVISEISNKTKVINDIVFKTKLLSFNASVEAARAGEHGRGFAVVAEEVGNLAKLSGDSAKEINQLLAESIEKVEDIIVSTTSEVDKLFKLSNQNIVESTEIANQCSDVMQSTVENVVLVNRSITEIATAAKEQEYGISEIVDAVNQLEKSTQSNAVVSEQTAKSGTELTNKANEISDIIQHLQLILGNPNKNKVA